Proteins found in one Candidatus Polarisedimenticolia bacterium genomic segment:
- the pal gene encoding peptidoglycan-associated lipoprotein Pal, with translation MAHGVSRNLALAFIALSLALAIAACKSAPVAEAPVSTPPEFGSGDARQPAEKVDETSGFKEQNPSDESMRDSGSSADKLNAQGVLKRVQFDFDKYDLRPDAIRTLGDDAATIKQHSQFKVRIEGHCDERGTVEYNLALGEKRARAARDYLVSLGTPAGRLRIVSFGKEKPLDPGHNEEAWALNRRAELVFLSE, from the coding sequence ATGGCTCATGGTGTATCCCGCAATCTGGCGCTTGCGTTCATCGCCCTGTCACTGGCCCTGGCGATCGCGGCCTGCAAGAGCGCGCCCGTCGCCGAGGCTCCGGTCTCGACGCCGCCGGAATTCGGATCGGGAGACGCGCGGCAACCCGCCGAGAAGGTGGACGAGACGTCCGGCTTCAAGGAGCAGAACCCCTCGGACGAGTCGATGCGGGACTCGGGCTCGTCGGCCGACAAGCTCAACGCCCAGGGTGTCCTGAAGCGGGTGCAGTTCGACTTCGACAAGTACGATCTGCGTCCGGACGCCATCCGCACGCTGGGCGACGACGCCGCCACGATCAAGCAGCACTCCCAGTTCAAGGTTCGAATCGAGGGACACTGCGACGAGCGCGGCACGGTCGAATACAACCTGGCCCTGGGAGAGAAGCGCGCCCGGGCGGCGCGTGATTACCTGGTGTCCCTCGGGACGCCGGCAGGGCGCCTGCGCATCGTCTCGTTCGGCAAGGAAAAGCCTCTCGACCCCGGCCACAACGAAGAGGCCTGGGCCCTGAACCGGCGCGCCGAACTCGTCTTCCTGTCCGAGTGA
- the ybgF gene encoding tol-pal system protein YbgF — protein MVKRERGGGALLVVILAVSLGWSGMGCATTTGTTQLQADLDTLQQQVWKLQKENAARAQQVAQAAPPAASAPPEQPTAEFRARLESLAHEVQVLQTRAEESEQRINSLTNDLRAARAALETMGRAQAALPVLPVPGAAAPPMGTAARAGNGQEPPPGPPPPMAPASGSGADLFRAGYSDFGRQNYDQALSELEEFLRLHPDDDLADDAQYLIGEVQFSQQKYPEAIGAYDRLLKEHADSDRAASAHLKKGLALLEMNRTADAVIQFQHVVSAYPKSEEARIARERLRALGLRER, from the coding sequence GTGGTAAAACGCGAGCGGGGCGGCGGAGCACTCCTCGTCGTCATTCTGGCGGTCTCCCTCGGGTGGTCGGGAATGGGTTGCGCCACGACCACGGGGACGACCCAGCTCCAGGCCGATCTCGACACCCTGCAGCAGCAGGTCTGGAAGCTCCAGAAGGAGAATGCGGCCCGCGCGCAGCAGGTCGCGCAGGCCGCTCCGCCGGCGGCCTCCGCGCCGCCCGAGCAGCCGACGGCGGAGTTCCGGGCCCGTCTCGAGAGCCTGGCGCACGAGGTGCAGGTGCTGCAGACGCGGGCGGAGGAATCGGAACAGCGGATCAACTCGTTGACCAACGACCTGCGCGCCGCCCGCGCGGCGCTCGAGACGATGGGAAGGGCGCAGGCGGCCCTGCCGGTCCTGCCTGTCCCGGGCGCCGCGGCACCTCCGATGGGGACCGCCGCCCGGGCCGGAAACGGGCAGGAGCCGCCTCCGGGTCCCCCGCCGCCGATGGCGCCGGCATCGGGATCCGGGGCGGACCTGTTCCGCGCGGGCTACAGCGATTTCGGCCGCCAGAACTACGATCAGGCGCTCTCCGAGCTGGAGGAGTTCCTGCGGCTCCATCCGGACGACGATCTGGCGGACGATGCGCAGTACCTGATTGGCGAGGTGCAGTTCAGTCAGCAGAAATACCCGGAGGCGATCGGCGCGTACGATCGCCTTCTCAAAGAGCATGCGGACAGCGATCGGGCCGCATCCGCGCATCTCAAGAAGGGGCTCGCGCTCCTCGAAATGAACCGGACCGCCGACGCGGTCATTCAGTTCCAGCACGTGGTCAGCGCCTACCCGAAGTCGGAGGAAGCCCGGATCGCCCGCGAGCGACTCCGGGCGCTCGGGCTCCGGGAGCGCTGA